The segment TTGACAGCTATGAGAAAATGTTCCAGGTCAACTTTGCGGTACATGAGTTCAAATATTAAGGCACAGTGGTGCCTTACTAGTGACACTCCCTCggacacaatgggaaacaatATGTGTATTGATATGATGTATCTTTCCAAGGAAAAAATCACAGAAAGTCTAATCAGTAAGCATTGTTCCTGTTGCTGCAGTTGTTCACAGCTGCTATAAAAGGGGCCTACACTCTGCACTACATCAGATGTGAACCCTCATTGCTGAGTACTATCAAAAACGGCTCTCTGTGTGAACCAATAAGGTAAGACCTTGTTTTATATAATGGTGATTTTATCACACTCCTGGGtggaaaagaagaattatacAGAAATTCATTCAATTAGGTTTCATATCCTATTTATatttaattcatatttaattTCAAGTGTGGCTGCttttaggtgaaaattcacagtCAAGTTTACCTCGGACTCCGGAGTTGTGTATAAGTATCTTTTCATTCAACAAGCTTGTCAGGCTCACTCACAACTTGGCAGATAAGAGTAAAGCatctttgttcaaactttgtcgtGTAGTTCTTATAAAggccattttcatttttctaaactttatactttttaagatcaCTTTAGAGAGCGATGAAGCTGGTGCAAGTTATAAACCaaccaacacttctcagtgacagccatacgaagacgttatGGGAGAGTTAGCTAATAACTAGGTATTATTTTATCAAGGAATGTTGTAGTATGAACAATGTGTCTTTAAAATTCTATAGTAGAACTCTAACAGGCCGTCCGCAGCTGCTGTGGgattaagagagaaaaagacttaCATTGGACCGTTGTGACATCATTATAGGGTTATTAAACTGTGTTTCACTAACGTCTGcgccaaggctcctcttctctctgtccctctccattcaactgtacaACTAGGAATATTAGGTGACACCTTCCATACCCCACAtgtctttctatccctctcagtctactctttctctctctctatctctctgctccactccatATTCTATCCTCCTTTCAATATTTgacctcttcactctctctttactgtcattatccatagccactcttgttccctcttcattcctttcttctttgtataactctgtccatcaattctcactctttttccactttttttATAACTTTACAGacttacagtcctctatcctcccttccatcgtatttccttttttctttgatGCCATGTCTATGTCTTCCACTCTATCCATCGATCATCAGACAGTGCACGGCTCAAAAGCAGTAAGAGCTGCACTCTGCCTCTGTTTTCTAGACCTCCAGAACAAGGCAATGGCCTGCCTGCCAAAAAGAGGCATTATCCTCAACGCTGTTGATTTGCTGAATTCCCGGCCAATGATGATTGAGTTTGGCCTTCTCAATGTCTTCTACCACTTTAAACAAGATTGTCTCTCTGTAAACTAATAGCCAATATTCTGTAAATTACACACATGGCCTGTATCAGTCTGTAGATCCCTCGCTTGACCAGAGCCTGAACATATGCAGCAAGATTTGATATGAATTTCACAATGCTGGTGTCAAGCCTAGCACAGATACCACTAGAGTCAGTCCCAGATCTGGTGCAAATGCTTGACAGTTCCTCTTCAAGGGTGGCCACAGTCTGAGGAGACATTCAGCTGTTACttcaacaaacaaatgaaagttAGCAAGGAAAAGTTCAGACAAAGGTGGAGACAAATCAAAGGCTATGACAGTCCAGTAAACTCAGTCCATTTGCTGAGGAGGGTCTGGCTATGAATGTTTATGCAGCGAGAGATGTGATGAGATGCAGACTAGACAAATGTTAATTTCAATGCTTGTTAACTGGATTTTATATGTCTATCCTCATTGTCTTCTTTATAAAGACATACATGTGCCATGAAACGGCTCTTTATTTTAGGAATTAACACCccttatttgtattatttatgaaGTGATCATTTCAATCAAGTCAATATGGAGTATGGCTTAAGCCCGTCACACCCAAATAAAATGGTGGCCCTTGGCTGTGTAATGTCGTCCTGGTAACATCTTGTCAATAGGACAATAATGCCCTGTTCTAGGCTGATGGTCTAGGCTGGTGTAATGTTATCAAGATATGTTGCTAGTCCTTATGAAGTTGTGTGGCCATAACATTGAGCAATAAAGGTAGCGTATCATTTAATGTCACATACATTGTAGATATCATGGAACATAGATGGTAGGTTTCCCAAATAAATGTATCATGATGGAATGTTCAATGTTTTCCTTCCTCAGATGAGGTCCTACCTGTGTGTAGCTCTCACTGTTCTGGTCCTGGCCGCGGACCACACCCTTGCTAGTGACACACCCCCGGACAAAGCAGAAACCCCCCCAATGATGACTTTACTCAAGGTTTCCAAGGAAAAAATCATAGAAAACCGAACCAGTAAGCATTGTTTCCACCTGTGTCCAAATGTCTTGCTTCTCACTTTAGTGTCTTCCATGTCTCTGTCACCCATTCATCTTTTTCCAGGTCTTCTCATCTTTCATCATACTTTTGGGTATATCATTTATGTTTTAAAACCAGACCAACCTAATCAAAAATGCTGTGCTGACCTTTGATCTTTGTGATTTTGTGCTTTCCTCGTAGCAAACCTTCCTGACGAACCTGCCCCTTCAGCTCAGAATAAGACCACCGCTATATTTGTTGTTTTCAATGAGGCTAAAACTTTCGACATCGTCCCTCCATTCACCTTCGATGACAACCCCAACCTTGAGTGGCAGAGGTTTAACGGGTCTCTGCCCAGTGGAACAGTGGGCATCTGGAACAGCTACACCGATCGGCACGATTACGTGTGCAGAACATTGGATGGCTGTGAGACTGGATTCTACCACAGCGGATATGGTGATTATTGCTTCTTCGCACGCTACCCTAAGTTGGGGCGCACCAATGGTTTTTTCATCCTTGTAAACAAAGATGAATTTGTTAATCTGGAGTGGAAATCGGGATCCTATGGGTCTGTTCCGGAAAACTCAGTCAGAACATGTATAAAGTCAGAGAAGGATTATGTTGGAAAAAACAAGTATGGTTTAGGATTGGTTTCTGCTGGAGATTCATTCTATTTACCTTGGTTGGACTTGATTTCTGGTGATACACTCAATGGGTACACTACATGGTACAGAAGATCTTACCAGGTTTTGACAATAAATACTGATGAATATGAGCAGGTGATCCAAGATGTAGAGTATGACATTGATCAAAGTAGCATCATAAAAACTCCCCCATTCGCTGTTGATGAACACACTGTAAACAACAAAGAATGCAATTATGCGACACTGACTGTCACACTATCTGCAACCCTaactcaaacaaacacctgGGAATTCACTTCCTCCATGACCCTTGCAACCAGCACCACTGTTACTGTAGGGATACCTGAAATAGTCAGTGCTAGCGTCACCATTGGTGTGGAGCAGACTTTTCAGACGACTCATGAAATATCCATATCTGAATCTCAAACCACTAGCCTCCAGGTGCAAATCACTGTTCCCCCAAACAAGAAGTGCACTTTTAAGCTGCAAGGCAGGAGATTCACATTACACATACCCTTTAAGGCTCTCATTGGCCGTACCTACAGCAGTGGTGACACAAAGTGGACCACCATCAGCGGTACTTATGAAGGAGTTCAGGTGTCTGATTATGACGCTGTCATAGAGCACTGTGAGCCCCTGGCCGACCCCTTGCCTTGTGGGAAATAGGTCCATGTGTCAGACATGTCCTCCTCATGTGGGCAAGCCGCTGCCCAGTCAAAGCAGTGCCATTTTCCAGTACACTAGCAGGGAAACAAAATGAAGCACAGAGCCTTGAGAGTGATCTCAAAGTCAAGTTTGTTAGGGTTTCATTAGGACATGCAGGAGATGCTTTCTTGCTTTAGTGTTGTATGACTGAAGGTCAGTCATTCGCCAAaatcacatttacattgatTAATTTAAGCAGACACTTTTCTCCACagtgacttacagtacagatatacatCTTTAATTAGTATGCATGCTAGCTGGGAATCAAATCCGCGCCTTGCCTTACCAATCACATCACTATGTGCCCAGGAGGCATTCATGTTCAGGGGCCCTTGATTTCATAATCCATCCACAGCTCATTCTTTCACTTTGTGTGGCGGTTATATTAGGTACAGCTATACGATGTACATCTAGTTCAAAAGTGGCATGATTGGTCTAACAGCCTTAATAGACCTGATAGACCAGAGGCCTGTGGGTCTTGTGTCAAATGCAGAAATGTTGTACAGCTTGGCCCAACCTCAAGCTCCACATTAgataaccatgacaacacaacCCTTCACTGTAAAGCATTTGTTATTGCCTCTTGCTCTGTTTTCCTGTCATTGTGAAATGTTAGCTTTCTCCCTTTTCTATGAATAAAATCACAGCTGTATCACAGTTCTTGGTAGTCtgtcatcactgaaaaaagACTACTTACCATGCCAAATTAACCATAGGGTATTGGGAGAGGGATTGAATGAATGATAACAAGCAAGAAGGGTTCTGAAATAAGTTAATTATGTATCCATGTAACCTTTATGATAGTTTAACCAAGCATGGAAGTGTCTGTGTAACTACAACTGTA is part of the Clupea harengus chromosome 6, Ch_v2.0.2, whole genome shotgun sequence genome and harbors:
- the LOC116220761 gene encoding natterin-3-like, whose amino-acid sequence is MRSYLCVALTVLVLAADHTLASDTPPDKAETPPMMTLLKVSKEKIIENRTTNLPDEPAPSAQNKTTAIFVVFNEAKTFDIVPPFTFDDNPNLEWQRFNGSLPSGTVGIWNSYTDRHDYVCRTLDGCETGFYHSGYGDYCFFARYPKLGRTNGFFILVNKDEFVNLEWKSGSYGSVPENSVRTCIKSEKDYVGKNKYGLGLVSAGDSFYLPWLDLISGDTLNGYTTWYRRSYQVLTINTDEYEQVIQDVEYDIDQSSIIKTPPFAVDEHTVNNKECNYATLTVTLSATLTQTNTWEFTSSMTLATSTTVTVGIPEIVSASVTIGVEQTFQTTHEISISESQTTSLQVQITVPPNKKCTFKLQGRRFTLHIPFKALIGRTYSSGDTKWTTISGTYEGVQVSDYDAVIEHCEPLADPLPCGK